From the Paenibacillus sp. MMS20-IR301 genome, the window GTTGTCGGTAGGTGCAGATGACCATGTCAGCAAGCCGTTTAGTCCTACTGAGCTGATTGCGCGGATTCAGTCGCTGCTGCGCCGGGTGAATGTGCACCGGGAGCAGTCGGCCAAGGTGTCGTTCCAGTCGGGTCCGTTCACGCTTGACCTGATCTCCAAGCAGTTTAAGCGCAGCGGGGAAGCAATTGAGCTTACGCCTACGGAATTCTCGCTGGTACAGTTCTTCCTCGAGAAGGAGAATACTCCGCTCAGCCGGGATTCGCTGCTGGATCATGTGTGGGGCAAGGAGTATATGGGGGACCCCAAGATCGTTGACGTAAATATCCGCCGCTTGCGCCAGAAGATTGAAAATAATCCGTCAGAGCCCGAATTTTTGCAGACGGTGTGGGGGCACGGCTATAAATGGAAAGGTCAGGTACAATGATCAGGAAGGGGATGCGCAGACAGATTGTACTGCACTATATTCTTGTAGTCTTTGTGGCGCTTCTCCTCGTTGAGACTATCTTTCTGCTGGCGATCCGGACGTATTATTACGACAGTATTTACAGCAAAATAACCCTTCATATCAGCACCGCCGAAACGTTTCTGAAATACGAACTGTCGGATGAGCGTTCACCCAATCAGCTCCAGAAGCTGCTTGATTTCTTCAATCTCGAATATACCGAGCTTGAGATTCTGACATTGAACGGTGATATCATCACCAGCTCAACCGGCTTTCAGCCTGACCGGACCATTACGACCAGTGATGTTCCCGAGGCGGTAGGCGGCAGTATCGGACGCTGGGTAGGCCGTCAGGCCGGCACGAATGAGAGTGTAATGGCTGTCTCGAAGATGGTGCAGATTAACGGGCATGATACTTATGTTTTGCGGTACCTGACCTCGATGGAGGGGGTGAATGCGGACCTGCTTAATCTGACCCTGCTCTCCATCGGTATCGGGGCAGCGGTTATGACCATTGTTGTCCTGTTCAGCTTCGGACTGGCCAATTCCATAGTGCGTCCGCTCAATAATATAACGGCGGTATCGGCGCAGATGGCCAAAGGCAAATTCACTACCCGCATCAAAGGGGATTACCGGTACGAAATCGGTGAACTGGCTTCAACGCTCAATTATATGGCGGAGGAGATTGTCCGCAGCAACCAGATCAAGGATGATTTCATTTCCTCTATCTCCCATGAACTGCGTACACCTCTGACCAGTATCAAGGGCTGGAGTGAGACGCTGATCTCCGGCGGCTATGATCCCGAGGAAACCAAGCTCGGTGTCGGCATTATCTCGAAGGAAAGCGACCGGCTGATCGGGCTGGTAGAGGAGATCCTCGACTTCTCCAAGCTGCAGCAGAATGAAATGAAGCTGTCCATCGGACAGGTGGATATCAAGGTGCTGCTGCAGGAGACCCTGCTGAATATCTGGGCGAAGGCTGAGAAGAAGCGGATTCACCTGCTGCTTGAGTGCGAGGAGACGATCTATACGAAAGGGGATGCCAACCGCCTGAAGCAGGTGTTCCTGAATCTGGTTGACAATGCGGTGAAATTCTCGCCGGAAGATTCCAGCATTGTGTTGTCCGCAGAGCGGCTGTCCCATGATGAAATGGCAGTAGCCGTACGCGACAGCGGAATCGGCATCAGTGAAGCCCATTTGGCCCGGGTGCGCGACCGTTTCTTCCAGGTCGATGCGCTCAACGGGGGAACCGGCCTCGGGCTCGCGATTTCCCAGCAGATTGTCGAGCTGCATAACGGCAAGCTGGAAATGGACAGTGAGCTGGGTAAAGGTACACAGGTCACTGTGATTCTGCCGCTGATCGAGCAGGCCCTGCCGGTTGATGGCAGCCAGCTCTAAGCAGGCTTGACAATCTATATATGTAAGTACACAAAAGGGATACAGCATGGGCCGGAGGGGCCGCAGTTGTATCCCTTTTGTGCGAGATGATTTAAATGCTATTGGGTTAAGAAGGCATTCCTTCGGCGACCAGGCGGCCGGTCTTCTCATAGACCTCTTGCAGGAGCCGGGAAGGCTGGGTACGGATGAGCGGTTTGGCCGCTACGATCTCATGAGGGCCGACTACTACAATATTGTCTGCACTGCCCTTGATCACAGCGCCGTCTTTAATGACGGCTCCTTCACCAATAATCGCATTCTCGATCAGGACACCGCGGCCGATGCGTACGCCCGGCATTACGACGCTCTGTTTGATTTTGCTCTGCTTGCCGATCTCTACACCGCCGAAGATTACAGAACGCTGCAGGCTGCCTTCCAGCAGGCAGGTCTCATGGACCAGGCAATCCGTGGATGGAGCCTGAGCCCGCGGCCGGTAAGCTGCCAGCTTGGTACGCAGCGCGCGGCTGTACATCGGCCAGCGGGAGTTATCGAGGCTGAAGCCGTCTTCTTCCTGTAGCAGGTCCATATGAGCCTCCCAGAGGCTGTCAACGGTACCTACATCTCTCCAGTATCCTGCAAAACGGTAAGCGAACAATTGATCACCCGCATCCAGCATAGCCGGGATTACATCTTTACCGAAATCATGGCCGGAGTCGGCACTGGTAGCATCACGCAGCAAATGCTCTTTCAAATACGCCCATTCAAATAAATAGATACCCATGGAGGCCAGATTGCTCTTGGGAGCCTTTGGCTTCTCGGCAAATTCGGAAATTTGCAGCTCCTCATTTACATTCATCACACCAAAGCGGCTCGCTTCATCCCACGGTACCTCCATGACTGAAATCGTTGCCTTGGCTGCTTTGAGGATATGGTAATCCAGCATTTTGCGGTAATCCATATGATAAATATGGTCAGCCGACAAAATGAGGACATGCTGCGGATTTTGACTGTCTATGAAATCAATGTTTTTATAAATGGCGTCAGCGGTACCTGTGTAGCTCTCTCTCCCTTCAATTCCGGAAGGAAGCAGCTTCACTCCCTGATCACTGCGGCTGTGCAGGCCCCAGGGCTCACCTTCACCAATATGCTGATGCAATGAGTTTGCTTCGTACTGTGTCAGCACACCTACAGTGTCAATTCTCGAATTCACACAGTTGCTGAGGGGAAAATCAATGATTCTGTACTGTCCACCGAAAGGGACTGCAGGCTTAGCCATACTGGAGGTCAAGGGGGCTAATCTGCGTCCTTCCCCGCCTGCCAGGAGCATGGCGATACATTCTTTTTTACTCATTAGTTATCCCTCCCATTTTTTTGTCAATGCTTGTAATATAACCTTCGGGCAAGTGCTTGAAACGACATAGGTGAATTATATTGCGGTACTTCTGGAAAAATTACATGAATAATTTTCTTTATTCAGAAATGCTGATTTTGCCCGCAAAGTTATTTTCAAATGGCAAATATTCGGGTAATGTAATAGGTGCATCCTATATACTAAGGTGGTGATGATTTGGCCGAAATACCAAAAACAGTAAACCTCCCGTCATCTGAAGATATTTATCTGTTCCATGAGGGCACGAATTATCGCAGCTATACGATGCTTGGCGCGCACATTGCCGTAGAAGAAGGGCAGGCCGGCGTTCGCTTTACCGTGTGGGCTCCTCATGCGGCATATGTAGGACTGGCTGGTGATCATAACAGCTGGGATGGAACAACAGACCTCGACACGTTATATAAGATACCCGAATCAGGATTTTGGAGTCGTTTTTTTCCGGGAATAACACCGGGAACTTTTTACAAATACAGGATTACTGGTGCAGACGGGACAAGCTTCCTCAAAGCCGACCCGTACGCGTTCAAGGCTGAGCTTCGCCCGGCGACGGCATCCGTTGTGGCCGATCTGGGCGGTTACCAGTGGGGGGATGCGGCATGGCGGCGGAAGAGCAAGCCTCCGTACAATGCACCAATGAATATTTACGAAATGCACGTTGGCACCTGGCGCCAGAAGGAAGACGGGGAGCTGTACACCTACAAAGAGCTGAGCAGCCTGCTGATTCCTTATCTGACCGATATGAGCTACACCCATGTGGAATTTATGCCGCTGGCTGAGCATCCCTATGATCTGTCCTGGGGATATCAGGGCACAGGTTATTTTGCCGCTACCAGCCGTTTCGGCGAGCCGCAGGATCTCATGTATCTGATCGATCAGCTGCATCAGGCAGGAATCGGCGTCATACTGGATTGGGTTCCGGCCCATTTTGCCAAGGATGCGCACGGTCTCCGAATGTTCGACGGTTCTCCGCTCTATGAGTACGCAGATCCGCTGCTGGCTGAGAAGCCGGGCTGGGGCACCTTGTCCTTTGATTTCAGCAAACCGGAGATTTCCTCGTTTCTGATCTCCAATGCACTATTCTGGTTTGAGCAGTATCATATTGACGGCATGCGTGTAGATGCAGTGACCAGCATGCTGCGGCTGGATTTCGAGAAGCAGCACCACCAGTACAGAAGGAACAGGAACGGCGGCATGGAGAATCTGGAGGCGATTGCTTTTATCCAGCAGCTTAATACGGCAATCTTCCGTTATTATCCGAAGGCGCTGATGATGGCTGAAGAATCCAGTGCCTGGCCGGGCGTCACCTCACCGGTGCATGAAGGCGGACTGGGCTTCAATTACAAATGGAACATGGGCTGGATGAACGACACCCTGGGTTACATAGAACATGATTTCGGGGCAAGGCCGTACCATCATAATCTGCTGACCTTTCCGATCTGTTATGCCTATTCGGAGAACTATACCCTTCCGCTGTCCCATGATGAGGTGGTGCACGGCAAGAAATCGCTGCTCGACAAAATGCCGGGTACCTATGAGCAGAAGTTTGCCGGCCTGAGGCTCCTGCTCGGTTATCAGATCAGTCATCCGGGGAAGAAGCTCCTGTTCATGGGCGGTGAATTCGGACAATTTATTGAATGGAAGGACCAGGACCAGCTGGACTGGCTGCTGCTGGATTATGAAGCCCACCGCAGGATGCTGGCGTATACCGCTGCTCTGAACAAGCTCTATCTTACGGAGAAAGCGCTGTGGGAGCTGGATCATGATATGGAGGGCTACCAGTGGATTGACGCAGACGACAGCGGACAAAGCGTGGTTTCTTATATCCGCAGGGGCAAAAAAACTGTCGACACGCTGCTGATCATTATCAACTTCCAGCCGGTGGAGCGGCGTAATTACCGGATCGGCGTACCGCGTCCAGGAACCTATGAAGAGATATTCAGCTCAGAGAATATAGAATATGGCGGAACAGGTATTCACAATGAACCGCTGAAGAGCACGAAGAAGGATTGGCATAACCAGCTGAACAGCCTGGAGCTGACGATCCCGCCGCTTGGATTCCTGGTGCTGAAGAAAACGGGACGCAAAGCAGTTAAATAAATGATCCATAATTCAAAAGGGGGAAATCGGGATGAAAGTTTTATTTGCCGCAGCGGAAGCCCATCCGTTTATCAAAACAGGCGGACTCGCCGATGTCATCGGCGCTTTGCCGAAAGCGCTCAAGGCCGCCGGAGTGGATGTACGGGTCATTTTGCCCAAGTATAAGGGAATTGCCGAGAAGTATTCCTCGCAGATGGAGCATGTAACTGAGCTTGAGGTGCCGATCGGCTGGCGCAACCAGTATTGCGGAATTGAACGAATCGTCTTTGAAGGTGTGCCTGTGTACTTTGTAGACAATGAGTACTATTTCGGGCGCGACGGAATCTACGGGTATATGGATGACGGTGAACGTTTTGCCTTCTACAACCGGGCGGTGCTGGAATGCCTGCCGGCCATTCAGTTTCAGCCGGATGTGCTGCATTGCCATGACTGGCATGCAGCGGTAATCCCGCTGCTGCTGCAGGGACACTATCGGCATGATCCCTTCTACAGCGGAATGCGCACCGTGTTCACGATACATAATCTCCTGTATCAGGGCGTATTCCCGTATTCGGTACTGGGCGAGCTGCTTGGCCTGGACGGCGGGTACTTCCCGAGCGTGGAGTATTATGGCAATGTGAATTTCATGAAGGGCGGGATCGTACACAGTGATCATGTCACTACGGTCAGCCCGACTTATGCAGATGAAATCCGTACGCCTTATTATGGTTACGGGCTGGACGGGCTGCTTGGCTCACGCTCTGAGGCGCTGAGCGGAATCGTCAACGGAATTGATACCAAGGTGTATAATCCGGCCAGTGATGCGGCGATTTACACCCGGTACCGTTCCAACCTGGCTAAGAAAGCCGAGAATAAGCTGGGCCTCCAGCAGGAGCTGGGTCTGCCTGTCGCTCCGTATATCCCTATGGTGGGGATGGTTACAAGGCTTGTAGATTCCAAAGGTCTCGATTTGCTGACCCGCGTACTGGATGAGCTGCTGTACTATGATGATATCCAGTTCGTGCTGCTCGGCACGGGAGATGAAGTCTATGAGCGCTGGTTCCGTGAAGCGCAGTGGCGTTATCCTACCAAGCTGTCGTCGCAGATTACGTTCAGTGATGCCTTGTCCCGCAAAATCTATGCCGCCAGCGACCTGTTCCTGATGCCGTCCAAGTTTGAGCCCTGCGGGATCAGCCAGCTGCTCGCCTTACGTTATGGCAGTATTCCGGTTGTACGTGAGACCGGCGGGCTGAATGACACCGTTCATGCCTATAACGAAGTGACCGGTGAAGGCAACGGCTTCACCTTTAAGGATTACAACGCCCACGATATGATGCACACGCTCCGCCGTGCCGTATCCTTTTACCACCAGCCCGACCACTGGAAAAGAGTAGCCAAGAATGCCTTCTCCGGCGATTACAGCTGGAACGTATCGGCGCAGCAGTACATTGATATTTATACCAAGATTACGGAGTAGAAAATTAATGATACAAAAGGCACTCCCCTGGTTGAAGACTGGGGGAGTGCCTTTTGCTTAGTCATTATGCCGAGTACCCGGAAAATAGATGGATTTTCTCCACTTGTTAACGAAAAACGGGGACGATTTCAAATAATAATTGGAAAAAGAACACTTAATATCAGGAAAATAGGGCAGAGTAAGAGAAATGGGAGAAGTTAAATGACATTTATCCAATTAAATATCCCGGAGTAGCTAAATCAAAGAAATTAAGATACGTTTTTCCACTTAATTCCATTGGATGAGTTGGCTGATGTACTAATCAGAGCGGCCACTAATTATCAGAGGCTGAGCCAGCTGCTGCTTCGTTTTCTCCGTACGGATAATAGTGTGGTGTTTTCGATTGAAACTCCTTTAACCTCACAATTCTGTTCCCAGCATTAAATTCAATCAATGACACTCCGTCAAAATCTCCAATCTCCGACTCATATTCGCACTGGAAGTACCACTCAACGGCAGTTGAACTGCCTTGATGAATGAATTGTTTGATCTCCCAGCAGAGGACCGTACCCTTCGTGTTCCAATCGTCGAACCATTGCTCAATAGCAGCTAATCCGTGGTATTCAGGACCGTAGCATTCCGTGTAGATGATGTCCGGAGCGAAGGTTTTCGCTAATACCGGTTTGTTTTTATAAATCCAGGACTCAAAATAATCTGCAATGATCTGTTCCCGTTCTTTCATTATGTATCCCCTTTCTTTGGCTGCTATTAGTGTACTACATAGGAGCATCCATACAGAAGGGTTATCCCATGCAGCCAACGTTCGGCTGAAGAGATAACCCGTTTTTATTAACCATACTCAATCCAGATTACGGTACAGAATCCGGTACCTGTACGGATCAAGCGCAATATTCATCATCCCGTTCTCTGGGATTACCGCTTCACCTGTCAGCGCATCGAGCCAGTCATCTGTCTCCATCGGGTGGCTGAGTGTACGCAGCTGCGGTGAATTATTCATCCAGACGGTGAAGTGGATCAGCTCATCGGCGCGCTCGTACACAATGCAAGGGTCGTTCTCACGGGCATACAGGATCCGGAAGCGGCCCTCACGGAGCGCCTTATGCTCCTTGCGCAAAGCAATCATCAGCCGGTAAAAGTCGTACAGCTCGCGGTCCTGCTTGTCCTTATCCCACTCCATGCATTTACGGCAGTCCGGGTCTTCATGACCGGTCAGCCCGATTTCGTCTCCGTAGTAAATGCAGGGCGTGCCCATGAAGGTGAACAGGAAGACGACGGTCAGCTTCAGCTTGCGCTTATCTTCGCCAAGGACGGTCAGCAGGCGGGGGGTGTCATGGCTGCCCAGCAGATTAAAGACAACCTCGTTCGTCTGCTGGGGATAACGCATAAGCAGGCCGCCGATGCGCTGACCGAAGGTAATCCCGTCCATTCCGCCGTTGAAGAATTCCAGTACGGTACCTGAGAACGGATAATTCATCACAGAATCAAACTGGTCACCGAGCAGCCAGTTTAACGAGTCGCTCCATACCTCGCCGACGATATAGGCATCCGGGTTCGCGGCTTTGACTACTTTACGGAAATCACGCCAGAAATGATGATCGACCTCATTGGCTACATCCAGCCGCCAGCCGTCGACTTTAATCTCCTTGATCCAGTACTCGGCAACCTCCAGCAGGTAGGACTTCACTTCGTGATTGGCAGTGTTAAATTTCGGCATATTACCATAGAAGCCGAAGGTGTCATACGTCGGAATGCCGTCAACAATTTCCGCCGGATATGAATTAATGTGGAACCAGTCACGGTAAACGGAGTACTCTCCCTTTTGCAGCACATCCTGGAATGGCGGAAACTGATCGCTGCAGTGATTGAACACGGCGTCCAGCATAACACGGATGCCGCGCTTGTGGCATTCCTCCACTACCTGCTTCAGCAGCTCATTATCGCCGAAATACGGGTCCACTCTTTTATAGTCAACAATGTCGTATTTATGGTTGGAAGGGGAGACGAACAGCGGCGTGAAGTAGAGGGCATTAATGCCGAGCTCCTGCAGATCATCCAGATGATCGAGCACCCCCTGGAGGTCACCCCCGAAGAAGTTATCCAGCTCCGGCTTGCCGCCCCAGGCCTCTGTTCCCTCAGGATCATTCAGGGGATTGCCGTTTGCGAACCGCTCGGTCATAATCTGATAGAACACCGCGTCCTTGGCCCAGGTCGGAACCTTGAACAGATCAATCCCGTGAATATAAGGGAATTCGTAAAAATGGTTTGGCGGCTGCGGACAATAGGTGCGGATGCCGTTATCGAGCAGATACACCGTTTCTTGTCCTTTGCTGACCCGGAAAGTATAGCTGAGCCGCTTGTATTTGGGCCGGACGGCCGCTTCCCAGTAGTCGAATTTATCGTCTGAGGCGGCTTTTTCCATGATGATGTCATAAGAAGTATGCTCCCAATCGTACTTGTCGCCAGTGAGCGCAACAACATAGTCTACATCATCACGTTTCGTGCGTACCCGCAGATGTATAGTTTTGGTGTCGTAGGCATAAGCCCACTTATCACGGGGAACATGGTACATTGCTTCCAGCAGCATGAGGGCACCTCCTAAAAAATTTTGTTACTTCAGAAGCACATACTTAATTCCAATTTATACCGCCGCTGAGTCCGCCTGAAACAATGCGGTTATTTCAGCAGCATGTGGAGATAGTAAACAGTATATACCCCCATTCATAGGATGTGCAAAATGCAGAGTACGCAGACATTACTGAATACGCTTCCTCTAAGCCCGTGAATTTGACAGGGGTTGTCACAAAAATGTCTTTGCATATTCATGCGAAGTGATTTATAATAAATCGGTCAATGAGACTACTTAGAGAACTTAATGAACTTAGAAGAATAGGGGAGAGAGACAGATGAACAAATGGGGTAAACTTTCTATGGGGCTGCTGCTGGCAGCAGGACTGCTGGCTGGATGCGGCTCCAATAACAACGACAACAATACCGCAGCTAGCGGAAATACCAATACGGGGAATGCAACTGCAGCCAAGAAGCTGATTATGGGAACAAGTGCAGATTTTCCGCCATACGAATTCCACAAAGTAGTTGACGGTAAAGACACCATCGTGGGCTTTGATATTGAAATTGCCAAGGATATCGCTGCAGATATGGGTGCAGAGCTAGAGATTAAGGACCTGCCATTTGACTCTTTGCTGAATGAGCTGTCAAGCGGCCGGATCGATATGGTCATCTCCGGACTCAGCCCGACTCCTGAACGTGCCGAAGCTGTAGGTTTGTCCGATATCTACTACAAAGCTGAACAGGCTGTAGTGGTGCGTGAAGCGGATAAGGATAAATTTGCGACGATGGATTCATTGAAAAATACTAAGATCGGTATTCAGACCGGATCGATCCAGGAAGATATCGCCAAGGGCATCGAAGGCGCACAGCTGACTTCGCTCGGCAAAATCTCCGAGATCGTGCTGCAGCTGCAATCGAACCGTGTAGACGCTTCTATTATGGAAGGACCTGTAGCCAAGTCCTTTGTGAAGAATGTTAAGGGACTTGTGATTACTGACGCCAAGCCTGAAGTGGAAGATGACGGTTATGTTATCGGCGTGAAGAAGGGCAATACGGAACTGCTGGATCAAGTGAATAAGACGTTGACCCGCCTGAACTCGGAAGGTAAGATTGACGAGTATGTAGCGGCAGCAAGTGAGCTTGCTGAGAGCAAGTAGAACAGCAAGCCGTGAACACGGTTAGCTGAAGATTTACAACCCGCAGCACGATTTGCGGGACATGCTC encodes:
- a CDS encoding response regulator transcription factor, translated to MSKVLILEDEESIRSFIVINLKRNGFEVLEAADGNEALHKLTTVPDIDIALLDVMVPGIDGFEVCRRIRETNERLGIIFLTAKVQEQDKVYALSVGADDHVSKPFSPTELIARIQSLLRRVNVHREQSAKVSFQSGPFTLDLISKQFKRSGEAIELTPTEFSLVQFFLEKENTPLSRDSLLDHVWGKEYMGDPKIVDVNIRRLRQKIENNPSEPEFLQTVWGHGYKWKGQVQ
- a CDS encoding HAMP domain-containing sensor histidine kinase, which encodes MIRKGMRRQIVLHYILVVFVALLLVETIFLLAIRTYYYDSIYSKITLHISTAETFLKYELSDERSPNQLQKLLDFFNLEYTELEILTLNGDIITSSTGFQPDRTITTSDVPEAVGGSIGRWVGRQAGTNESVMAVSKMVQINGHDTYVLRYLTSMEGVNADLLNLTLLSIGIGAAVMTIVVLFSFGLANSIVRPLNNITAVSAQMAKGKFTTRIKGDYRYEIGELASTLNYMAEEIVRSNQIKDDFISSISHELRTPLTSIKGWSETLISGGYDPEETKLGVGIISKESDRLIGLVEEILDFSKLQQNEMKLSIGQVDIKVLLQETLLNIWAKAEKKRIHLLLECEETIYTKGDANRLKQVFLNLVDNAVKFSPEDSSIVLSAERLSHDEMAVAVRDSGIGISEAHLARVRDRFFQVDALNGGTGLGLAISQQIVELHNGKLEMDSELGKGTQVTVILPLIEQALPVDGSQL
- a CDS encoding glucose-1-phosphate adenylyltransferase, with the protein product MSKKECIAMLLAGGEGRRLAPLTSSMAKPAVPFGGQYRIIDFPLSNCVNSRIDTVGVLTQYEANSLHQHIGEGEPWGLHSRSDQGVKLLPSGIEGRESYTGTADAIYKNIDFIDSQNPQHVLILSADHIYHMDYRKMLDYHILKAAKATISVMEVPWDEASRFGVMNVNEELQISEFAEKPKAPKSNLASMGIYLFEWAYLKEHLLRDATSADSGHDFGKDVIPAMLDAGDQLFAYRFAGYWRDVGTVDSLWEAHMDLLQEEDGFSLDNSRWPMYSRALRTKLAAYRPRAQAPSTDCLVHETCLLEGSLQRSVIFGGVEIGKQSKIKQSVVMPGVRIGRGVLIENAIIGEGAVIKDGAVIKGSADNIVVVGPHEIVAAKPLIRTQPSRLLQEVYEKTGRLVAEGMPS
- the glgB gene encoding 1,4-alpha-glucan branching protein GlgB codes for the protein MLGAHIAVEEGQAGVRFTVWAPHAAYVGLAGDHNSWDGTTDLDTLYKIPESGFWSRFFPGITPGTFYKYRITGADGTSFLKADPYAFKAELRPATASVVADLGGYQWGDAAWRRKSKPPYNAPMNIYEMHVGTWRQKEDGELYTYKELSSLLIPYLTDMSYTHVEFMPLAEHPYDLSWGYQGTGYFAATSRFGEPQDLMYLIDQLHQAGIGVILDWVPAHFAKDAHGLRMFDGSPLYEYADPLLAEKPGWGTLSFDFSKPEISSFLISNALFWFEQYHIDGMRVDAVTSMLRLDFEKQHHQYRRNRNGGMENLEAIAFIQQLNTAIFRYYPKALMMAEESSAWPGVTSPVHEGGLGFNYKWNMGWMNDTLGYIEHDFGARPYHHNLLTFPICYAYSENYTLPLSHDEVVHGKKSLLDKMPGTYEQKFAGLRLLLGYQISHPGKKLLFMGGEFGQFIEWKDQDQLDWLLLDYEAHRRMLAYTAALNKLYLTEKALWELDHDMEGYQWIDADDSGQSVVSYIRRGKKTVDTLLIIINFQPVERRNYRIGVPRPGTYEEIFSSENIEYGGTGIHNEPLKSTKKDWHNQLNSLELTIPPLGFLVLKKTGRKAVK
- the glgA gene encoding glycogen synthase GlgA, with the translated sequence MKVLFAAAEAHPFIKTGGLADVIGALPKALKAAGVDVRVILPKYKGIAEKYSSQMEHVTELEVPIGWRNQYCGIERIVFEGVPVYFVDNEYYFGRDGIYGYMDDGERFAFYNRAVLECLPAIQFQPDVLHCHDWHAAVIPLLLQGHYRHDPFYSGMRTVFTIHNLLYQGVFPYSVLGELLGLDGGYFPSVEYYGNVNFMKGGIVHSDHVTTVSPTYADEIRTPYYGYGLDGLLGSRSEALSGIVNGIDTKVYNPASDAAIYTRYRSNLAKKAENKLGLQQELGLPVAPYIPMVGMVTRLVDSKGLDLLTRVLDELLYYDDIQFVLLGTGDEVYERWFREAQWRYPTKLSSQITFSDALSRKIYAASDLFLMPSKFEPCGISQLLALRYGSIPVVRETGGLNDTVHAYNEVTGEGNGFTFKDYNAHDMMHTLRRAVSFYHQPDHWKRVAKNAFSGDYSWNVSAQQYIDIYTKITE
- a CDS encoding nuclear transport factor 2 family protein, with protein sequence MKEREQIIADYFESWIYKNKPVLAKTFAPDIIYTECYGPEYHGLAAIEQWFDDWNTKGTVLCWEIKQFIHQGSSTAVEWYFQCEYESEIGDFDGVSLIEFNAGNRIVRLKEFQSKTPHYYPYGENEAAAGSASDN
- a CDS encoding alpha-glycosidase; translation: MLLEAMYHVPRDKWAYAYDTKTIHLRVRTKRDDVDYVVALTGDKYDWEHTSYDIIMEKAASDDKFDYWEAAVRPKYKRLSYTFRVSKGQETVYLLDNGIRTYCPQPPNHFYEFPYIHGIDLFKVPTWAKDAVFYQIMTERFANGNPLNDPEGTEAWGGKPELDNFFGGDLQGVLDHLDDLQELGINALYFTPLFVSPSNHKYDIVDYKRVDPYFGDNELLKQVVEECHKRGIRVMLDAVFNHCSDQFPPFQDVLQKGEYSVYRDWFHINSYPAEIVDGIPTYDTFGFYGNMPKFNTANHEVKSYLLEVAEYWIKEIKVDGWRLDVANEVDHHFWRDFRKVVKAANPDAYIVGEVWSDSLNWLLGDQFDSVMNYPFSGTVLEFFNGGMDGITFGQRIGGLLMRYPQQTNEVVFNLLGSHDTPRLLTVLGEDKRKLKLTVVFLFTFMGTPCIYYGDEIGLTGHEDPDCRKCMEWDKDKQDRELYDFYRLMIALRKEHKALREGRFRILYARENDPCIVYERADELIHFTVWMNNSPQLRTLSHPMETDDWLDALTGEAVIPENGMMNIALDPYRYRILYRNLD
- a CDS encoding transporter substrate-binding domain-containing protein: MNKWGKLSMGLLLAAGLLAGCGSNNNDNNTAASGNTNTGNATAAKKLIMGTSADFPPYEFHKVVDGKDTIVGFDIEIAKDIAADMGAELEIKDLPFDSLLNELSSGRIDMVISGLSPTPERAEAVGLSDIYYKAEQAVVVREADKDKFATMDSLKNTKIGIQTGSIQEDIAKGIEGAQLTSLGKISEIVLQLQSNRVDASIMEGPVAKSFVKNVKGLVITDAKPEVEDDGYVIGVKKGNTELLDQVNKTLTRLNSEGKIDEYVAAASELAESK